ATCAATCCGGATAAATTCTGAAATCACAAACATAttcatccagttgaagctatcgTGGGtcctgttaaaaaaatgtgttaatcataaaacttttaaaagaggCATATTAAACCATCGTTATCCCTTCAGACcaagtatttttgttattgtattttatgttaaaaacgaaatcattatgattatttattaaattttttatatgttcacTTTCTTTGTGTTTTCAGCCCTCAGATCGTTACTGatgaaccttttttttaatacccAAACAGGAAGTTATCTATGTCTCTGTTTTTCCAGGATTGGACAacatagcgataaggtgtattgacACATCGGTATCAAATTACGATTGCCTTggatttctttgtcatttttaagACCGTCATATATAGTAATCTTGAGACtatcaatatgttttttattccATGTTTTAATATAGGTTCAAGtgctttttgatatttatatttcttaacAAAACATTGCGTAATTTCCTAATCAATACtctaaattaatttaattctattattagttacaataaataaattatttacatattcCAGTTAcgtaattaaattttaaaggattagaattaaaaaagaCATCGCTTCTcaaagaaatttatttaatctgatatttacttaaacttgttatgaaaatacaacatggCATTGAAAAGTACGTCGTGTAATAGTAGTTTCACTTTTAAACGTCAGCACAGTCAACGTATACAATTCTAGATATACGTAGATAGACACATAGTCTCTTGGTCATACAACTTTAACTGGCAATTAAAGAACAGATAGATAGATACTTTATTCTCTTAAATCTACGTACAAGTTTTCAgagaaacatacaatataaatacaaatacaatagttaaagtaaacaaatacagtaagATATTCTAAAAGTACtacatttataacttttaatttcCAAATATCACAGTATTCACTAAATATATGTAATTGGTTTTGAAGATCGTCTTTATTCTCTGACATAATGACGGTGTCATTAGCATAAAGTAGTATAAACACTTTTCTTTAATCATATCACAGGTGCATTGCATGTCGCGTTATTGTTCCAAAATCAATCTTTCAGCTGCGCCACAaggttatatttcatttgcgccaaaaaaaaaataaactacattttCGCTGTTTAACAGGTTAAATATTATGGAAAAGTTAAGAATATATGAGTTTTCTTCCTGAGTAACTGGCGCAATAACAAGCACCGAATCACATATacacaaataaagaaatacgatagaaaaaaatgaataaagttaTGACAAGTAAATAACACTTTAAACAATATCATCAGAATACGTTGAATAGTGTATTGGTTTAAATGAGAAACATGTTATTATGCTCAAGGTTAACACACATTCAAGACAATACATGTCCTAGCTGGAACactaaaatgaaaagaaatataaagtatatcTATCAAATGACtaagcaaaaaaataaacaacaacccCCAAACCATTGctaagtatttaaaaatatacgGTTGTCAAACCAAAAGATGAATCAATAATGCCATTTCCAAAACTATTAGaaattatatcaaatcatttttacATGTTAAGGCACAATTTATCCGGTTCCATTCAAACACTGAATTGTATGTTACCGAATTCGGTAAACACTTGCTTTTTAACCCATTATGAAGTAAATCCTCTGCCAATTTCAAATAATGTCTGGAGCAAtggataaaaaataacaatataaaaataaatacattacaCTACTCGATTTTAGCCATTATTGGCACATTACAATGCGTTTATAAACATGCATTGCACAATGATTAAATCATATTCATtgtagtttcatttttttagtacaACGGTCAGGCAATTCCAAAGTCgacaacaaaaaacatatagTATATAAACGAGATAGGCAAAGGACATCTGCTATTATTTTATTCTTGCTAAGgtaattacaaaaatatgatttacgACTTACTTCTCTCAAAATATCTTTCCACGAGACGTTTTAATGTCAGAATTGTGATTGttgaaacaaaaaaagcaaagaTGGTCCGAATGATAAAAGAATGTATAATGAAACTTGTCTACATATAATAAATTGCCGATGAGAAAGCTGTACTGTTGTTTCCTGACATAAAGTATTGTTCAGACACAATAACAACTGACTTTGACGTGCTggtctgatatgaaaataaaaaagtatgttCACAATGCAAATGCTATTTGTTAAGATTTATGATATTTTGGTCATTGGTAATTtgctgtttgaatggttttacactagtaattgttaTGGTCCtctatagcttgctgttcggtgtgagccaatggtATATGATGAAGGCCATacttataatgaaatataacggtttacttttacaaattgagaCTTGAATatagaattgtctcattggcactcataccatatcttcttttaaatatataaaccaGATTTATGGTGCCACCAATAAGAATTCCTcctgaaacaaaatatatataatgaaaaaaaatacagtatatCGATTCATGACACAAAACTATTATATGCATACTCCAGAGTTTTACCAAAAGACAATggacatatttttgtaattgataTAATGATCATTCGAAGATGTtgtcttcaaataaaaaaaagtttgaaaaaaaacacgttGAAAATGACTGCATACAAGGTTGTCTTCTAAAAATTGTCGAAAACAACTAATTGTTTGACCAAAAGTATACTAAGGTTTTAGGAAAAACTATGTAAGAGTTTAGTCTTGAAAGGTGGGACTCCGTGGGAGTGACTTGACCTTTTGCCCGTCCTACTGTCAATGGGTTAACTGATATTTCATTGTATGCTAAATCATTTAACCCAGAGCTGgttaaagctttttaaaatataatatggaATACCTACTCACAAAGTCTGAAGAATAACTATCGTGGAAAAATCAATCAGCATATTGAATCAGCGACACATCGAGAACAAAAgtgatattttttgtcaatttaactcagatattttcatttaaaaaatcgaaATCAATTTCCTAACTTACAATAATGCAAGAAAATCTCTTTGGTTTACTTCGGTATAAAAAGGTCTTGATACTTTATGACTACTCTCAAGGTCGAATGTAACATTCTACGCTAATAAACTGATTAAAAGCATTAAACCTGATATGAAAGCCGTTCAATACGTACATCCATATAACCGGAGAAACTGTAGATGGAGATTGATTCGGACTGAGGATTTAGTTTAAAACACTCAATATTGACCATCAGATAAAAAACAGGaagctataaatatatatccaatTTGTACATTTGTGACTTAATCTCTGTTCTAATGAAGTTTCAATGAATGTTGGATAGGTTAATTTTCTCAAATAAATAACCGTTTAACAACTAATCAGAAAGCATAATGGTCTCAGATTTCGATATCAACTTTATAGCTCTAGTCCGCATGATAAACAAATTGATCACTGATAGTGTAAATTAATCATTACTTGAAAGCCATACTAATGACATTTTAGAAAATGCCACCGATATACAATTagaaatagataataaaatgaTAGCTTTCATGATTGTTCTTCGTACCACATATGTTCCAATTGTTGGAACTATAAAACCTTTCCTTTTCCTGGAATGCGACTTATCACCTGGTTTGAACTAACATGAGTATCATGGTGGACGCAACGAGTGGAGCAGATTTTACTTAGAATTTCGGTTTACATGAGGTCACCCCCGAGTTTTAGTTTGGttcttgttttctttgttgtggGTTGTGCACTACCTTTCGCCTTTCCGTTTTCAACCATGTCATTGTCTTGTGAGATGaatgtccctttagtatctttttCTTTCTCTTTCGTTTTTCAACCATGGCATTGTCTTGTGAGATGAATGTCCCTTTCGTATCTTTCTCTTTCCGTTTTTCAAACATGGCATTGTCTTGTGAGTTGAATGTCCCTTTCGTATCTTTCTCTTTCCGTTTTTCAACCATGGCATTGTCTTGTGAGTTGAATGTTCCTTTCGTATCTTTCTCTTTCCGTTTTTCGACCATGGCATTGTCTTGTGAGTTGAATGTCCCTTTCGTATCTTTCTCTTTCCGTTTTTCAACCATGGCATTGTCTTGTGAGTTGAATGTTCCTTTCGTATCTTTCTTTTTCCGTTTTTCAACTATGGCATTGTCTTGTGAGTTTaatgtccctttagtatctttctCTTTCTCTTTCCGTTTTTCAACCATGGCATTGTCTTGTGAGTTGaatgtccctttagtatctCTCCGTTTTTCAACCATTAAATTGTCTTGTGAGTTGAATATCCCTTTAGTATCGCTCTCTCTCTTTCTCTTTCCGTTTTTCAACCATGGCATTGTCTTGTGAGTTGAATGTCCCTTTCGTATCTTTCTCTTTCCGTTTTTCAACCATGGCATTGTCTTGTGAGTTGAATGTTCCTTTCGTATCTTTCTTTTTCCGTTTTTTAACTATGGCATTGTCTTGTGAGTTTaatgtccctttagtatctttctCTTTCTCTTTCCGTTTTTCAACCATGGCATTGTCTTGTGAGTTGAATGTCCCTTTCGTATCTTTCTCTTTCAGTTTTTCAACCATGACATTGTCTTGTGAGTTGaatgtccctttagtatctttgTCTTTCTCTTTCCGTTTTTCAACCATTGCATTGTCTTGTAAGTTGGATATCCCGTTAGTATCTTTCTCTTTCTCTTTCAGTTTTTCAACCATGACATTGTCTTGTGAGTTGAATGTCCCTTTCGTATCTTTTTCTTTCCGTTTTTCAACCATGACATTGTCTTGTGAGTTGAATGTCCCTTTCGTATCTTTCTCTTTCCGTTTTTCAACCATGGTATTGTCTTGTGAGTTGAATGTTCCTTTAGTAtctttctctctctctttcCGTTTTTCAACCATGGTATTGTCTTGTGAGTTGAATGTTACTTTAGTATCTTTCTCTTTCGTCTTTCAGTTTTTCAACCATGGCAATGTCTTGTGAGTTGAATTCCCCTTTAGTATCTTTCTCTTTCCGTTTTTCAACCATGATATTGTCTTGTGAGTTGAATGTTCCTTTCGTATTTTTCTCTATCCGTTTTTCAACTATGGCATTGTCTTGTGAGTTGAATGTTACTTTAGTATCTTTCTTTTTCACCTTTTAGTTTTTCAACCATGGCAATGTCTTGTGAGTTGAATATCCCTTTAGGTTCTTTCTCTTTCTCTCCGTTTTTCAACCATGGCATTGTCTTGTGAGTTAaatgtccctttagtatctttctCTTTCTCTTTCAGTTTTTCAACCATGACATTGTCTTGTGGGTTGAATATCCCTTTAGTAtcgctctctctctctctttccgTTTTTCAACCATGGCATTGTCTTGTGAGTTGAATGTCCGTTTCGTATCTTTCTCTTTCAGTTTTTCAACCTTGGCATTGTCTTGTGAGTTGAATGCCCTGTAGTATCTTTCTCTTTCTCTTTCCGTTTTTCAACCATTGCATTGTCTTGTAAGTTGAATatccctttagtatctttctCTTTCTCTTTCAGTTTTTCAACCATGACATTGTCTTGTGAGTTGAATGTCCCTTTCGTATCTTTCTCTTTCCGTTTTTCAACCATGGTATTGTCTTGTAAGTTGAATGTTCCTTTAGTAtctttctctctctcttttCGTTTTTCAACCATGGTATTGTCTTGTGAGTTGAATGTTACTTTAGTATCTTTCTCTTTCGCCTTTCAGTTTTTCAACCATGGCAATGTCTTGTGAGTCGAATTCCCCTTTAGTATTTTTCTCTTTCCGTTTTTCAACCATGATATTGTCCTGTGAGTTGAATGTTCCTTTCGTATTTTCTCTATCCGTTTTTCAACTATGGCATTGTCTTGTGAGTTGAATGTTACTTTAGTATCTTTCTTTTTCACCTTTCAGTTTTTCAACCATGGCAATGTCTTGTGAGTTGAATatccctttagtatctttctCTTTCCGTTTTTCAACCATGGCATTGTCTTGTGAGTTGaatgtccctttagtatctttctCTTTTGCAGGGGCGGattcagccattttaaaagggtgGATCCCAATTCAGagtaaagggggagggggtccagctatatgctcccattcaaatgcattgatcgtacAAAAAatggggggttccaacccccggacccccccccccctccttgatccagcaatgttttgcatcatcATCATGATAGtaaaaatcaattaatcaattaatatagagagccgtggtgtagtggttagtgcatcggactactaacacaaaggttcctggttcgattcccgttttggatgaaaatttcaggaactcaattttcggctctcccttgacaccatttgcgagtatggtcttgaggaaacgatgatagtccgtcggatggggacgataaatggctggcccgtgttaagagagagccacatctcttgcacgttaaagacacccttgtagatttcgaaaaagagtaggctaatgccgctacaaggcagcactcgcacccgcaaagtggaaagggattaatataagttgcaaaacttgtttcccaatccactataaataaatatgtttaaactaattaatcaatcaatcaactgAATAAATTAGTGGAATATTGAATTGGTTGATAAATTGATTGGACAATTGATGAATTTATCTATCGACGATTGATTTACCGATTGGTCAGTctattaattgattgattgattaatttatcAGATATCATATAATAGtttatgaaatatcttatataaatttctctataagatatcttataaactataaaagatatattataatttatatgatatatcttataaagaatataaaatatcttgtgtaaaaaagttattagatatcttataaagtttaggAGATGTCTTATAAAGTATAAAAGATTTCTTATAAACTAcataagatatattataaactaagatatcttataaagtttatgagaATCACATATCTTATAGACAGATTATAAATAAATCTTACATATGATATGCGATATCTTATAAACagataatataatatattattaattcgtatattttaacaaatttgattcgtttagggatagtcacatgttaaactatattttcgaaggtagagagaaatTGGCGGATAGCAAAAAAGCATACACGATATTGACCGGCAAACagcatatcgcacggttatttttagaatatctaaaaaccgatatactttgtgacgtcatgtaatgaatttcaggatattgtttaacgttttgaaacacatgatatctgtgatcgattatttgacgaaaaaaatcttcaaatacataagatgtccccaaaaaaagtaaatgaaataacaactaatatgttgttattgtcaaggagacaatgtttatctataaaattccaacaaacctaaatgacgattttgatacaaatatggtcggaaattaataatataacaaatatagcctttgtatgaggtcaatacaggatatatcgacccaaagaagtatatcgacctcggacttcgtcctcagtcaatatacttctttcaggtcaatatatctctgtatcgacctcatacaaaagctatatttgtatacatgtaatatcttatatattatatgcgatatcttataaataatgatatagtatatcagaaatattatacaattatagcctttgtatgaggtcgatgcAAGGCTATAtcgacctgaaagaagtatatcgactgaggacgaagtccgaagtcgatatacttctttaggtcgatatatcctgtatcgacctcatacaaaggctataattgttatattattaattcacACATATTATCTTGATGGTAGTATATTAATTGATTCTTTGACTTGTTtactaaatattttcttttcttaatatttgaaaattcttttAAGATGTAcgatgtaatatttgttttggccATATTGAACGAAATATGTGATGgttatttatttcaacataaaaaatatcatgaaatataaaagttatttcataaataatatgaaacaattcaaattcaattgAAACATTTAACTATTGTTCTTTTTAGACTAAACAATTTAACAATGAATAAATTTCtgaaacactttttttcattaattcttCTGAATAAAATTGTAATTGACAGTTATATTTGAACAGTTATTGAATACTGGAGCTGGCATAGCTTTCTGGTTCATACTTGCAGCATTAACTGAGTTCGACTGTTTCGGTATACATCTTGGAACTTCTAGAGATTTCAATAAATCATCCATACCATCATCAGCTGCCATTTCAGGAATGATATCATTCATGAGGTTTTGAGTTTGCGAGTCAGACAATGGCTGTAAATTGAAAGAGCCAAATGAGGTAGTTGATATCGCCTCAGTTTCTACAGTCACACTAGTTTgtgaaagacacaaaaaatcaatatttgaaGACAAAGCGGCTGGTTTCGAAACTTTTGATGTTTTGCATAGTGTTTTTTCACTTAATTTGtctgacattatttttttggttttttcacatgttttaccactatatgtttttaaagatgCCTCCGATTTATGACCAGTGACACTCATAATGTGTCTACTTGGAATTTGTGCCTCATCTAAAATGTGGACAGTTGTAGCCCTGCATGAATGGTTTGTATACTCTTTTGACAGGTTGGCTGCCTTGCTTATCTCGTTCATATATACGCCCAGTTTGTTGTGTCCAAGGGGAATGTTGTCATAATGTATCCCATCTTTAGCTGTTAACTTTGGCTGTTGAAAAAGTTTATTACATTTTGGATTCAGACGGcgtatatattttacaaacgACCTTACTGGACATCGGTCACTACCTGAAAAGAATATTGTCTATATTGAGAAACAAATATGAGATATGcatatgatatatatagaaacagaaaaattagtaagaaatgacatatatatataggactTGAGAGAAAAGACAagattgtacattttttttcaaaaaatgttattgtttgggtctttttttatctttttttccatattaatTATCTTCAGCTTCTCGTGtgcaaatatctttaaaaatgtcttatttttttaatatagtttttttttcataattttatacatttgtaaatataggAGAAATGGTGAGTATACGTAGTGAACCTGCatttacaagatttttttttattcaattggaGGGATACACAAAATTTCCCATCCCAAACTAAGACGAGAAGGGTCACCCAACATTAGTCCCCCCTGGATTTATTGACAGCCTTTATCTTAAAGACTAGAATAATTtcctgatatacatgtatacaaatcttaaaaaacttTTGGAGGTCACTAGATAATGCCCGCCTTATAATCTTATTAATTTtgacattaatatttattttacctttgaTTTCATACATCCTACCATCGGATGACTTTTCACTATCTGTCTGATGATTTTTGGTTAGTTCATCATGGGTTTTATAAACATAAAGTGTACCCTCTGGATCTGGCTGTACTGCAAAGTCCTGTCTTGTTAAGGTTGTCAGGTTCTCCCTGCCTCTACGTCCAAAATGAATCATTATGTCCACAAATACCTGAAATTACAGAATATTGTATGTActtcaatattaataaaatacatgtgatacaaaatttaattgtaattttcaaattgttatataaaacattCACAAGAAAATTATACCGGTTACAGGTCCATTTgattaattctaaattttaacGGTCCATtgaattaatttcaaatgtaaaattcacCTGTTCATACTTTTGTAtcaaattttttacaaattttaaatgaaaaggtAACTTTTTAAATACTTGCGAGAAATAGTGCACTGTACGAGGAATATATATACAGTACAACTACAAGAGAGACAAGTCGTGTCAATTAATGAACTTAGGACATATACATTGTAGGATCAGGGAGATAtctcttttttattatgttatagttACCTTGTACTGGAGCATTTTTGGACTTTCCAAATCTTTACagaaaaacatgtacattttttccaTATCAGCATCAGCAATTGCTGGATAGTGCTCCACAGCTGCCAGACCAAGTCTTTTTAGCTCCTTTGTCATACATTGAAATGCTTTTTTGGACTTCTTGAAATTGTCACCTTTGAGAATGTCAACATCCCTTGTTTTAGATAAGTGCCGTTGCAAGCCTTGGCGATAAGACTGCATGGTCGTCTTCTTATACATCTCCCCATTTTTGTTGCGCATTCCCATGTAAAATTTGGATAATACGTCGTCCAACTGTGCATCATCGTAAGACTCAAAGTCGAGGGGAAGGCTTTTCTCTGTTAGATATTCCCGGAAACCATTAATAGCTGTGTTTGTTTGCCTTTTAGTGTTTTTTGAATCAACGTTTTCCAACAGATTTTCCCTGTCTTCATCCTCGAGAGATGCGAATCTTCGTTTCGTTGCCATTTATCGGTAACGTCTGCTTGTTCAAGTTGTTGTGATTGTACCGGAAGTTATACAGAAAAGCATTTGATTGGATGTTGAGAATACGTCATTAAGTATATTGGTTTTCTGATTTCTataattagatttttaaaaataaccgtgcaatatgctttttgccggTCAATATGCTTTTGCTATacgccgttttctctctaccttcgaaaatatagtttaacatgtgactatgcctaaacgaatcaaatttgttaaataatacgaattaataatattataagatatctcatataccttgtataatttatatttatcttatataatgtataagatatcttataaaaattgaattatataaagtatctTACATATtaaatgagatatcttatatttagtATGggatattatattgaaattcgaataaatagtaaaacggcTTGTCCTAATTATAAGTATTTTATGCCTaccaaattgcaatttttatttcattgcaaaacagaaaaaataagtaGGTTGATCAACTAATTGAATATGTCTAAACTTACATACTTCCGATAAGATCCCATTGTCAATTAGGATTCAGGTTTGATATTGAAGAATCAGAATATAatcctttaaattaaaaaaaaatggaccgAAGTTTTATATTTCAGGAAAGTCATT
This is a stretch of genomic DNA from Mytilus trossulus isolate FHL-02 chromosome 6, PNRI_Mtr1.1.1.hap1, whole genome shotgun sequence. It encodes these proteins:
- the LOC134722447 gene encoding nucleolar protein 58-like — protein: MVEKRRDTKGTFNSQDNAMVEKRKEKEKDTKGTLNSQDNAIVEKRKKKDTKGTFNSQDNAMVEKRKEKDTKGTFNSQDNAMVEKRKEKDTKGTFNSQDNAMVEKRKEKDTKGTFNSQDNAMFEKRKEKDTKGTFISQDNAMVEKRKRKKKILKGHSSHKTMTWLKTERRKVVHNPQQRKQEPN
- the LOC134722448 gene encoding nucleolar protein 58-like, yielding MVEKRKEREKDTKGTFNSQDNTMVEKRKEKDTKGTFNSQDNVMVEKRKEKDTKGTFNSQDNVMVEKLKEKEKDTNGISNLQDNAMVEKRKEKDKDTKGTFNSQDNVMVEKLKEKDTKGTFNSQDNAMVEKRKEKEKDTKGTLNSQDNAIVKKRKKKDTKGTFNSQDNAMVEKRKEKDTKGTFNSQDNAMVEKRKEKERERY
- the LOC134723282 gene encoding uncharacterized protein LOC134723282, whose protein sequence is MATKRRFASLEDEDRENLLENVDSKNTKRQTNTAINGFREYLTEKSLPLDFESYDDAQLDDVLSKFYMGMRNKNGEMYKKTTMQSYRQGLQRHLSKTRDVDILKGDNFKKSKKAFQCMTKELKRLGLAAVEHYPAIADADMEKMYMFFCKDLESPKMLQYKVFVDIMIHFGRRGRENLTTLTRQDFAVQPDPEGTLYVYKTHDELTKNHQTDSEKSSDGRMYEIKGSDRCPVRSFVKYIRRLNPKCNKLFQQPKLTAKDGIHYDNIPLGHNKLGVYMNEISKAANLSKEYTNHSCRATTVHILDEAQIPSRHIMSVTGHKSEASLKTYSGKTCEKTKKIMSDKLSEKTLCKTSKVSKPAALSSNIDFLCLSQTSVTVETEAISTTSFGSFNLQPLSDSQTQNLMNDIIPEMAADDGMDDLLKSLEVPRCIPKQSNSVNAASMNQKAMPAPVFNNCSNITVNYNFIQKN